A window from Panulirus ornatus isolate Po-2019 chromosome 29, ASM3632096v1, whole genome shotgun sequence encodes these proteins:
- the LOC139758099 gene encoding uncharacterized protein has protein sequence MMTTTKEALVLMLMVAGALALPSDPYAAPGHQPSYKQDGMPYSFQYDVKDEYAGNDYGHNEDSDGNTVTGSYTVQLPDGRKQTVNYVADHYNGYQAEVSYYGEAQYPHEYGPPVTFKPQHGSYQPKPSYQPRPSYQPRPSYQPKPSYQPRPSYQPRPSYQPKPSYH, from the exons atgatgacgacgacgaag GAGGCGCTGGTGTTGATGCTGATGGTGGCTGGAGCTCTTGCCCTCCCGTCTGACCCCTACGCTGCCCCAGGTCACCAGCCCAGTTACAAACAG GATGGCATGCCGTACAGCTTCCAGTACGACGTGAAGGACGAGTACGCCGGCAACGACTATGGCCACAACGAGGATTCTGACGGAAACACCGTCACAGGTTCCTACACCGTCCAGCTCCCCGACGGACGCAAGCAGACG GTAAACTACGTGGCCGACCACTACAACGGCTACCAGGCTGAGGTCAGCTACTACGGTGAGGCCCAGTACCCCCACGAGTACGGTCCTCCCGTCACCTTCAAGCCCCAGCATGGATCATACCAGCCCAAGCCTTCATACCaacccaggccatcataccaaccCAGGCCTTCGTACCAGCCCAAGCCTTCATACCagcccaggccatcataccagcCTCGACCATCATACCAGCCCAAGCCATCATACCATTAG
- the LOC139757943 gene encoding pro-resilin-like: MALATPSDPYAAPSHQSTYKEHPMPHSFEYNVRDDYAGTDFGHSEDSDGKSVRGSYNVQLPDGRKQTVNYEADHYKGFVADVQYQGEAQYPYDHGPAVTYKPLYQAPHRPQPTYQPQPSYQPQPSHQPEPAYN, encoded by the exons ATGGCTCTCGCCACCCCGTCTGACCCTTACGCTGCCCCAAGTCACCAGTCCACCTACAAAGAG CATCCTATGCCACACAGCTTCGAATACAACGTGAGGGACGACTACGCCGGTACTGACTTCGGCCACAGTGAGGACTCCGACGGCAAAAGCGTCCGTGGCTCCTACAACGTCCAGCTCCCCGACGGTCGCAAGCAGACG GTGAACTACGAGGCCGACCACTACAAGGGGTTCGTAGCAGATGTACAGTACCAAGGAGAGGCCCAGTACCCCTACGACCATGGTCCCGCCGTCACCTACAAGCCCCTGTACCAGGCCCCACACAGGCCCCAGCCAACTTACCAGCCACAACCATCATACCAACCTCAGCCTTCCCACCAGCCAGAACCCGCTTATAACTAG
- the LOC139758102 gene encoding pupal cuticle protein Edg-84A-like, producing MIHKAALVLVLVGMALAAPSDPYSAPSHQSGYKEHPMPHSFEYNVKDDYAGTDFGHSEDSDGKTVRGSYNVQLPDGRKQTVNYEADHYKGFVADVQYQGEAQYPYDHGPAVTYKPQYQDPHRPQPTYQPQPSYQPQPSHQPEPVYN from the exons ATGATTCACAAG GCAGCCCTGGTTCTCGTGCTGGTGGGCATGGCTCTCGCCGCTCCGTCTGACCCCTACTCTGCCCCAAGTCACCAGTCCGGCTACAAGGAG CATCCTATGCCGCACAGCTTCGAATACAACGTGAAGGACGACTACGCCGGTACCGACTTCGGCCACAGTGAGGACTCCGACGGCAAAACCGTCCGTGGCTCCTACAACGTCCAGCTCCCCGACGGTCGCAAGCAGACG GTGAACTACGAGGCTGACCACTACAAGGGGTTCGTGGCAGATGTACAGTACCAAGGAGAGGCCCAGTACCCCTACGACCATGGTCCCGCCGTCACCTACAAGCCCCAGTACCAGGACCCACACAGGCCCCAGCCAACTTACCAGCCACAACCATCATACCAACCTCAGCCTTCCCACCAGCCAGAACCCGTTTATAACTAG
- the LOC139758100 gene encoding cuticle protein 19-like, whose translation MMHKAILMMAMMVGVAIAAPADLYSAPSQQPSYQENDIPYTFQYGIQDEYAGADFGHNEESDGKTVRGSYTVQLPDSRKQTVTYVVDGYGGYQAEVQYYGEAQYPKEYGPPVTFKPQYQDTYQPQPSYQ comes from the exons ATGATGCACAAG GCGATcctgatgatggcgatgatggtggGCGTGGCTATCGCCGCCCCTGCTGACCTCTACTCCGCCCCAAGCCAACAGCCTAGTTATCAGGAG AACGACATACCGTACACCTTCCAATACGGTATTCAGGACGAGTACGCAGGCGCAGACTTCGGCCACAACGAGGAATCTGACGGCAAGACGGTCAGGGGTTCCTACACCGTCCAACTTCCCGACAGTCGCAAGCAGACA GTGACCTACGTAGTCGACGGATACGGCGGCTACCAGGCTGAGGTCCAATACTACGGGGAGGCCCAGTACCCTAAGGAGTACGGTCCCCCCGTCACTTTCAAGCCCCAGTACCAGGACACATACCAACCCCAGCCATCGTACCAGTGA
- the LOC139758098 gene encoding uncharacterized protein, translated as MITKTSLVLVVVLVGVALALPSDAYAAPYQHPGGKQDGMPYSFQYDVKDEYAGNDYGHSEDSDGNTVTGSYTVQLPDGRKQTVTYAADHYNGFQAEVNYDGEAQYSHEYGPPVTFKSQYQDSYHPKPSYQPKPSYQPKPSYQPRQSYQPKPSYQPRPSYQPKPSYQPKPSYQPRPSYQPRPSYQPKPSYQPKPSYQPKPSYQPRPSYQPRPSYQPRPSYQPRPSYQPKPSYQPKPTYQPKPSYHPPPSYKPKP; from the exons ATGATCACGAAG ACGtccctggtgctggtggtggtgttggtcggcGTGGCTCTAGCCCTCCCGTCTGACGCCTACGCTGCCCCATATCAACACCCCGGCGGCAAACAG GATGGCATGCCGTACAGCTTCCAGTACGACGTGAAGGACGAGTACGCCGGCAACGACTATGGCCATAGCGAGGATTCTGACGGAAACACCGTCACAGGTTCCTACACCGTCCAGCTCCCCGACGGACGCAAGCAGACG GTGACGTACGCAGCCGACCACTACAACGGGTTCCAGGCTGAGGTCAACTACGACGGTGAGGCTCAGTACTCTCACGAGTACGGTCCCCCCGTCACCTTCAAGTCTCAGTACCAGGATTCTTACCACCCTAAGCCTTCGTACCAACCCAAGCCTTCATACCAGCCCAAGCCATCATACCAACCGAGGCAATCATACCAGCCCAAGCCATCATACCaacccaggccatcataccagcCCAAGCCATCATACCAGCCCAAGCCATCATACCAACCGAGGCCATCATACCAACCCAGGCCTTCGTACCAACCCAAGCCTTCATACCAGCCCAAGCCATCATACCAGCCCAAGCCATCATACCAACCGAGGCCATCATACCAGCCAAGGCCATCATACCaacccaggccatcataccaacccaggccatcataccaaccCAAGCCATCATACCAACCCAAGCCAACATACCAGCCCAAGCCTTcataccatcccccaccctcatACAAACCCAAACCCTAA